The following are from one region of the Osmerus mordax isolate fOsmMor3 chromosome 1, fOsmMor3.pri, whole genome shotgun sequence genome:
- the rplp0 gene encoding large ribosomal subunit protein uL10, with protein MPREDRATWKSNYFLKIIQLLDDYPKCFIVGADNVGSKQMQTIRLSLRGKAVVLMGKNTMMRKAIRGHLENNPALEKLLPHIKGNVGFVFTKEDLAEIRDLLLANKVPAAARAGAVAPCEVTVPAQNTGLGPEKTSFFQALGITTKISRGTIEILSDVQLIKPGDKVGASEATLLNMLNISPFSYGLGIQQVYDNGSVYSPEVLDITETALQARFLEGVRNIASVCLEIGYPTLASIPHSIINGYKRVLAVAVETDYSFPLADKVKAFLADPSAFAVAAPVAAAEVAAAPAAAKEEVKEESEESDDDMGFGLFD; from the exons ATGCCCAGGGAAGACAGGGCCACGTGGAAGTCCAACTATTTTTTGAAAATTATT CAATTGTTGGATGACTATCCAAAATGCTTCATTGTGGGTGCAGACAATGTGGGCTCCAAGCAGATGCAGACCATCCGTCTGTCTCTGCGTGGGAAGGCTGTGGTTCTCATGGGTAAAAACACCATGATGCGTAAAGCCATCCGTGGCCACCTGGAAAACAACCCAGCCCTTGAGAA GTTGCTGCCGCACATTAAGGGTAATGTGGGCTTTGTCTTCACTAAGGAGGACCTGGCTGAGATCAGGGACCTGCTGCTGGCCAACAAG GTGCCAGCTGCAGCCCGTGCTGGTGCCGTAGCCCCCTGTGAGGTCACTGTGCCTGCTCAAAACACAGGTCTGGGCCCTGAGAAGACGTCCTTCTTTCAGGCTTTAGGCATCACCACAAAAATCTCCAGAGGAACTATTGAAATCCTG AGCGATGTGCAGCTCATCAAGCCTGGCGACAAAGTGGGCGCCAGCGAGGCAACCCTTCTCAACATGCTGAACATCTCCCCCTTCTCGTACGGACTGGGCATCCAGCAGGTGTATGACAATGGCAGTGTGTACAGCCCTGAGGTGCTTGACATCACAGAAACTGCACTCCAAGCCAGGTTCCTGGAG GGTGTGAGGAACATTgctagtgtgtgtctggagatTGGCTACCCCACCCTGGCTTCCATCCCCCACTCCATTATCAATGGCTACAAGAGAGTTCTGGCTGTTGCTGTGGAAACAGACTACTCCTTCCCTCTGGCAGACAAG gtgAAGGCCTTCCTGGCTGACCCTTCTGCCTTCGCTGTGGCAGCCCCGGTGGCTGCGGCCGAGGTGGCTGCTGCTCCAGCTGCTGCCAAGGAAGAAGTAAAGGAGGAGTCTGAGGAGTCTGATGACGACATGGGCTTTGGGCTGTTTGACTAG